The following coding sequences lie in one Cryptococcus neoformans var. neoformans B-3501A chromosome 2, whole genome shotgun sequence genomic window:
- a CDS encoding hypothetical protein (HMMPfam hit to WD40, WD domain, G-beta repeat, score: 36.6, E(): 6.9e-08): protein MAFSRFGASKYRNAVPSIPHREEWYRSALPPASATSTTSSAASTFSSEIKTNREWIVTATQAGDLSYRPYHGDSTSLKVGSGGGVGDWDLSRLEDGLLVVGGLDGAVSAYQLPSASATRDLSHVSTIPQSSSPVTNLILHPTTPNILLVSTIAAPASIYDLSTTQSPSIILDAKEPKGMWSIAWNSDGRLVAGVGKSGMAYIWDPRSGKEPKVSKLLPIQPLKPARIRWIGEDIFLTSFSKTRNRQYSLLSGSSLSTTFTQSLDTNPGVLLPLVDEERKIIYVAGRGDMTLRQIELSGPQGYQETLHPLQFPLASASLAAVHPAKLDVMKAEISRILVPIIDKDGDSLLPVSIKVPRRQLIDFHEDLYPDLAGFVPEQTASDWLKGEDKSPLPISLDPSRRGAWESQVENLLKEKTAATPSKKPTDKPAQATVSEAQSSEPGSVPLTLNASAVPSGTSTQESKPKPSTTVPTPSQMSSQKVPSDSEPAPITEPKPEPTARPNLPSLLDDEDYSSTSYKVRIIADYLADQVAKHKRKGNKGPLMVGLQGPQGCDLYKTHDALKSVAQQHPDNALLAGRGPPGTHDIALAVETIKKVNSINDSAGSTVDLPVFDKSLCGGEGDRSVDKVVISGPLDVFILEGWSMGFAPLSESELKQVYDQPKPASSSTSKTYFPDHSLSSLLTLNGYLADFASSIYPSFTSFIQIEPESYDYVFNWRLQQEHNMKAKNGGKGMNDEQVQKFVERYMPGYELWKDGIWSRGAPWIGQGLKLKFGENRELLEMGVPPSQAPATSTSTQANNSSTSSAEMAPEKIVQATSAKVPKPATTAAPVAAAQAQPQASAKPNYTAPQAAPLTERFNPHWSRKFLAAKSPLIPTYDSLPSISSLHQDSQILKVTSHLAFFPIQGTGGRLCVHPLKKKGRVAVGGEGYLTNGVEIVDFDAELGDGKRVAVAGEDGAVRVWKIDEDGVQGVGPQPGQVLHGKNIDKFTQILFHPTARDLLVGVTNDYGQAHIRFWDLSKGEEVKVIDLPAPSVYRLAFSPAGDKVAVGTKDGRLVVFNPRDPETVSSGKAHDSPRSFQISWIDDNHIVSVGFSRGSQRRILLYRLPTSVGGEITTLSSITIDVSPSVLFPVYDADTSILYVWGKGERVIQAYEVHPEDDREPIAKLPGFTGDSPQIATVFMPKRMVDMKKVEVAKALRLTAKTLEEVSFTIPRNKPDFFQDDIYVPTKNVEITSLTASEWLDGKDVAQEIIDLKPEGMTLLSLAPKADTTARKKFVPAKNIMSEEEKKKKEMDALFAKAKMDESSSDEEEIRAGLDPPDDDW from the exons ATGGCCTTCTCTCGCTTCGGCGCATCCAAGTACAGGAACGCCGTACCAAGCATACCCCATCGCGAGGAGTGGTACCGCTCCGCTCTTCCGCCGGCTTCTGCAacttccaccacctccagtGCGGCCAGCACATTCTCTTCCGAGATAAAGACAAATCGAGAATGGATAGTTACGGCCACGCAAGCTGGTGATCTGTCTTATAGGCCTTACCATGGGGATTCCACCTCCTTGAAAGTCGGAAGCGGAGGCGGTGTGGGTGACTGGGATCTAAGCAGACTTGAAGATGGATTGCTTGTGGTTGGTGGTTTAGATGGTGCA GTATCCGCATACCAGTTGCCATCAGCTTCAGCTACGAGAGACTTGTCACATGTCTCTACTATACCTCAatcgtcttctcctgtcACTAACCttattcttcatcccacaACGCCTAATATTCTTCTAGTCTCCACTATAGCCGCACCAGCATCTATCTATGACCTCTCCACTACCCAATCACCTTCTATCATCTTGGATGCAAAGGAACCCAAGGGAATGTGGTCCATAGCGTGGAATAGCGACGGTCGATTGGTCGCCGGTGTAGGCAAGAGTGGTATGGCCTATATCTGGGACCCTCGGTCTGGTAAAGAGCCCAAAGTCAGCAAACTCTTACCTATACAACCCTTGAAGCCAGCTCGTATAAGATGGATAGGAGAAGATATCTTTCTCACTTCGTTCTCAAAAACTCGAAATCGCCAGTACTCTCTCTTATCCGGGTCATCGCTGTCAACTACTTTTACTCAGAGCTTGGATACCAATCCTGGTGTCCTATTACCACtggtggatgaggaaagaaagattATATATGTGGCTGGACGGGGTGACATGACGCTTCGACAGATTGAACTGTCTGGTCCGCAAGGATACCAAGagactcttcatcctcttcaattcCCCCTGGCATCTGCCTCACTGGCAGCTGTCCATCCTGCAAAGCTTGATGTGATGAAAGCAGAGATTTCAAGGATACTGGTTCCTATCATTGACAAAGATGGTGATTCGCTCCTACCTGTTAGCATCAAGGTGCCTCGAAGGCAGCTGATCGACTTCCACGAGGATTTGTATCCTGATCTCGCCGGGTTTG TACCCGAGCAAACGGCCTCAGATTGGCTCAAGGGAGAAGATAAATCACCATTGCCCATCTCTCTTGATCCATCCAGGCGAGGTGCTTGGGAGTCGCAAGTCGAAAATTTattaaaagaaaaaacagCTGCCACCCCGTCCAAAAAGCCCACCGACAAACCTGCACAGGCAACAGTTTCTGAAGCTCAATCATCAGAACCTGGAAGTGTACCTCTCACTCTCAACGCTTCTGCCGTACCATCTGGCACATCAACGCAAGAGTCCAAGCCAAAGCCCTCTACGACCGTGCCAACGCCGAGCCAGATGTCTTCTCAAAAGGTCCCATCAGACTCTGAACCAGCACCCATTACCGAGCCCAAGCCCGAGCCCACTGCCAGGCCCAacctcccttcccttcttgatgatgaagactATTCGTCTACGAGTTACAAAGTTCGTATCATAGCTGATTACCTTGCGGATCAAGTAGCGAAACATAAAAGAAAGGGTAATAAGGGGCCTTTGATGGTCGGACTGCAAGGCCCTCAGGGTTGTG ACTTGTACAAGACCCACGACGCTCTAAAGTCTGTTGCTCAACAACATCCCGATAATGCTCTCCTTGCTGGCCGTGGTCCCCCCGGCACACACGACATAGCCTTGGCGGTCGAGACGATCAAAAAGGTAAACAGTATCAATGATTCTGCTGGATCCACTGTGGACCTTCCCGTCTTTGATAAGAGTCTATGCGGGGGCGAAGGTGATCGAAGTGTGGACAAAGTTGTGATCAGTGGTCCTCTGGATGTATTTATCCTGGAAGGATGGTCCATGGGTTTCGCACCCCTGTCTGAATCCGAACTCAAGCAGGTCTATGACCAGCCCAAACctgcttcatcctcaacatccAAAACGTATTTCCCCGACCACTCTCTGTCTTCACTTCTTACCCTCAACGGTTACCTCGCCGATTTCGCGTCGTCAATCTACCCTTCATTCACATCTTTCATCCAAATTGAACCCGAATCATATGACTATGTATTTAACTGGCGGCTCCAGCAAGAGCATAATATGAAGGCCAAGAACGGCGGCAAGGGAATGAATGACGAACAGGTTCAAAAGTTTGTGGAAAGGTATATGCCTGGGTACGAACTCTGGAAAGATGGGATCTGGAGTCGGGGAGCACCTTGGATTGGGCAGGGTTTGAAACTCAAGTTTGGAGAAAATAGGGAGCTGCTTGAAATGGGTGTGCCGCCTTCTCAGGCGCCTGCTACATCTACATCTACCCAAGCCAATAATTCATCCACCTCAAGTGCAGAAATGGCTCCGGAGAAGATTGTGCAGGCTACTTCTGCAAAGGTACCCAAGCCGGCTACCACGGCAGCTCCTGTGGCAGCAGCCCAGGCACAACCTCAGGCATCCGCCAAACCCAATTACACCGCTCCCCAAGCAGCACCTCTTACCGAACGATTCAACCCTCACTGGTCACGCAAATTCCTCGCGGCCAAATCACCACTCATCCCTACTTATGACTCCCTCCCGTCCATCTCTTCGTTACATCAAGACTCTCAAATTTTGAAAGTGACATCTCATCTGGCATTCTTCCCTATTCAGGGGACCGGTGGCAGACTTTGTGTGCACcctttgaagaagaaggggagggtGGCAGtagggggagaaggatacTTGACGAATGGCGTGGAGATTGTGGATTTTGATGCGGAATTGGGTGATGGAAAACGGGTAGCAGTTGCGGGTGAAGACGGTGCCGTCAGAGTGTGGAagattgatgaggatggtgtTCAGGGCGTTGGACCTCAACCTGGACAAGTGCTTCACG GCAAAAACATCGACAAGTTTACACAaattcttttccatcccacAGCCAGAGATCTTCTTGTTGGAGTGACCAACGATTATGGACAAGCCCACATCCGATTTTGGGATCTCTCCAAgggggaagaagtcaaagtCATCGATTTGCCGGCTCCTTCA GTATACCGATTAGCCTTTAGCCCGGCAGGTGACAAGGTAGCCGTCGGCACAAAAGATGGCCGTCTGGTTGTGTTTAATCCTCGAGACCCAGAAACTGTATCGTCCGGTAAAGCCCACGACAGTCCCCGATCTTTCCAAATCAGCTGGATCGACGACAACCACATTGTATCTGTCGGTTTCTCTCGAGGCTCCCAACGAAGAATTCTGCTTTACCGCCTCCCGACATCTGTAGGCGGTGAAATTACCACTCTATCATCAATCACAATCGACGTCTCTCCTTCCGTGCTCTTCCCCGTCTATGATGCCGATACTTCTATCCTCTACGTCTGGGGTAAAGGAGAACGTGTCATTCAGGCATACGAGGTCCACCCCGAGGACGATAGGGAGCCCATCGCGAAATTGCCTGGATTCACGGGTGATTCTCCCCAGATTGCTACAGTGTTTATGCCGAAACGTATGGTGGATATGAAAAAGGTGGAAGTAGCAAAGGCTTTAAGGCTGACTGCAAAGACACTTGAGGAGGTTAGCTTTACTATTCCAAGGAACAAG CCCGATTTCTTCCAAGATGACATTTACGTGCCCACCAAGAACGTTGAAATCACTTCTTTGACGGCTTCTGAATGGCTGGATGGCAAGGATGTTGCTCAAGAGATTATTGACTTGAAACCTGAAGGCATGACACTTC
- a CDS encoding hypothetical protein (HMMPfam hit to Pescadillo_N, Pescadillo N-terminus, score: 426.7, E(): 2.5e-125): protein MAKIKKRGESGAAKNYVTRNQALKKLQISLSDFRRLCILKGIYPREPLNKKRANKGSSAPASFYYHKDIQYLLHEPLLVKFREHKAFAKKLARAIGRQEWGLAKNLEDAKPVARLDHLVRERYPTFTLALQDLQDPLNLVHLFSTLPTNPIPGKTLVPSEVIAECSRLISEWKLWAIRTHSLRKMFLGIKGVYYECEVPGQGGEPVRVRWLEGFEFQQHVPHDVDFRILLTFLDLYRTMVGFVLFKLYTDENLVYPPPLDVELDEQGESVGAFKLVERKAAEGADGKTQVSKKAVRKAIKGIKAAGDDADVDMDEGAKETDEEEDEDFVERPSKAQEVDDVASAPLTTYNSLLATSSTPARQNLLFSPYTFYLSRETSSRTWEFVVRAMGGKVITSLTAPTPADAPNADSITHVIIDRPITVERMREMEAGRKWVWIQPQWVADCVNKQKIISSEGYGPGQLLPPHLSPWDGEGELYRPWLEEQGEKAAEGQEGEEEEEAAEQDEGESEDEEEDGKEEVAAEYPPALLAAAQNPSDASLLHAAELEAETNGVSHSAFRAQLKEATKVHAKKVPASQKEKKGEEDLRKIMMSNKKAKLYEKMQYSNREKAAEKEKLEKKRKAIEKRKAKEAKA from the exons ATGGCAAAGATCAAGAAGCGAGGAGAGTCCGGAGC GGCCAAAAACTATGTCACAAGAAACCAGGCCTTGAAAAAGTTGCAGATTTCTCTCTCCGACTTTAGGCGTCTCTGTATTTTGAAGG GTATCTACCCCCGTGAGCCTCTCAACAAGAAGCGCGCCAACAAGGGCTCTTCGGCTCCTGCTTCATTCTACTACCACAAGGACATCCAGTACCTTCTCCACGAGCCTCTGCTTGTCAAGTTCCGAGAGCACAAGGCCTTTGCCAAGAAGCTTGCTAGGGCCATTGGTAGACAAGAATGGGGATTGGCGAAGAACTTGGAAGATGCTAAGCCAGTGGCGAGGTTGGATCACCTTGTTAGGGAGAG ATACCCCACGTTCACTCTTGCCCTTCAAGATCTCCAGGATCCCCTCAACCTTGTCCAccttttctccacccttcCCACCAACCCTATCCCTGGAAAGACCCTCGTTCCATCTGAGGTCATTGCCGAGTGCAGCCGTCTCATTTCTGAATGGAAGCTCTGGGCTATTAGGACTCACTCTCTTCGAAAGATGTTCCTCGGTATCAAGGGTGTCTATTACGAATGTGAGGTTCCTGGTCAAGGTGGTGAGCCCGTCAGGGTGAGATGGCTTGAAGGTTTCGAGTTCCAGCAACACGTCCCCCACGATGTCGACTTCAGGATCCTTTTGACCTTCCTTGACCTTTACAGGACCATGGTTGGATTCGTGCTTTTCAAACTCTACACCGACGAAAACCTCGTgtaccctcctcctttggATGTCGAGCTCGACGAACAAGGAGAGTCTGTCGGCGCGTTCAAGCTTGTTGAGAGGAAGGCTGCCGAGGGTGCAGACGGCAAGACTCAAGTGTCCAAGAAGGCTGTCCGAAAGGCCATCAAGGGCATCAAGGCTGCTGGAGATGACGCTGATGTGGACATGGATGAAGGTGCCAAGGAGactgacgaagaagaggacgaggactTTGTGGAGCGGCCTAGCAAGGCTCAAGAAGTTGACGACGTCGCTTCAGCTCCTCTCACTACTTACAACTCTCTTCTCGCCACTTCTTCTACCCCTGCCCGACAgaaccttctcttctccccttaCACTTTTTACCTTTCTCGAGAAACCTCTTCCCGAACCTGGGAATTCGTCGTCCGTGCGATGGGCGGCAAGGTCATTACTTCACTTACCGCTCCTACCCCCGCCGACGCTCCTAATGCTGATTCTATCACACACGTTATCATCGACCGACCTATCACCgttgagaggatgagggagatggaagctGGTAGGAAGTGGGTCTGGATTCAACCCCAATGGGTTGCAGACTGTGTCAACAAGCAAAAAATCATCAGCAGCGAAGGCTACGGCCCTGGTCAGCTTCTCCCGCCCCATCTCAGTCCTTGGGACGGTGAGGGTGAGTTGTACAGGCCCTGGTTGGAAGAACAGGGTGAGAAGGCTGCCGAGGGTCAGGAaggtgaggaggaggaggaagctgcCGAGCAAGATGAGGGCGAAtctgaggatgaagaagaggatggcaaggaggAAGTCGCTGCTGAATACCCTCCGGCTCTTCTCGCTGCCGCTCAGAACCCCTCAGatgcttctctcctccacgCCGCTGAACTCGAAGCTGAAACCAACGGTGTTTCCCACTCTGCTTTCCGCGCTCAGCTCAAAGAGGCTACCAAGGTGCATGCCAAGAAGGTGCCTGCTTCtcagaaagagaagaagggcgaaGAGGACTTGAGGAAGATCATGATGAGTAACAAGAAGGCTAAGCTCTACGAAAAGATGCAGTATTCCAACCGCGAAAAGGCTgccgagaaggagaagcttgagaagaagaggaaggccatcgagaagaggaaggccaaggaggcCAAGGCTTAG
- a CDS encoding hypothetical protein (HMMPfam hit to adh_short, short chain dehydrogenase, score: 158.6, E(): 1.3e-44): MSVFSTSRLAGKTVLVTGASAGIGASTAELFAKCGSNVVLLARRADNLQAVKAKCEAAHKESGLKEGGKVVVIEADMQKNEHLDAIPTKLEGLEVDILVNNAGMVRGKEQVGAEDDINVMFSTNVLGLIHLTQIFVRQFKQRNAGMIINLGSIAGREPYAGGAIYCATKHALAAFTGSLLRELVNTPIRVCEVQPGMVETEFSIVRFRGDKDAADAVYKGIQPLVAQDIAEEIVWCASRPAHVNIAQLCKVTVPKMCIELTSFFSVVMPVNQATPTLAHRSS; this comes from the exons ATGTCTGTATTCAGCACCTCTCG ATTGGCTGGTAAAACTG TCCTTGTGACTGGTGCCTCCGCCGGTATCGGTGCCTCAACTGCCGAGCTCTTCGCTAAATGCGGGTCCAATgtcgtcctcctcgcccgACGAGCGGACAACCTTCAAGCAGTGAAAGCTAAATGTGAAGCTGCCCACAAGGAGTCTGGGCTAAAGGAGGGCGGTAAAGTGGTCGTCATTGAGGCAGACATGCAGAAGAATGAGCACTTGGATGCCATCCCCACCAAGCTTGAAGGCTTGGAAGTTGACAT TCTTGTCAACAATGCTGGTATGGTGAGGGGTAAAGAGCAAGTGGGAG CTGAAGATGACATCAATGTGATGTTCTCAACCAACG TCCTCGGTCTCATTCACTTAACTCAGATCTTTGTTCGTCAATTCAAGCAACGAAACGCTGGCATGATTATTAACCTCGGTTCCATCGCCGGTCGTGAACCTTACGCTGGTGGTGCCATCTACTGCGCTACCAAGCACGCCCTTGCCGCTTTCACCGGCAGTTTGTTGAGAGAACTTGTCAACACCCCCATCAGAGTCTGTGAGGTTCAACCGGGCATGGTGGAGACAGAGTTCTCCATTGTCAGGTTCAGGGGCGACAAGGACGCTGCCGATGCTGTTTACAAGGGGATTCAGCCAT TGGTTGCTCAGGATATCGCCGAAGAAATCGTTTGGTGTGCCTCCAGGCCTGCGCATGTCAATATTGCCCAACTCTGTAAGGTGACTGTTCCCAAGATGTGTATCGAACTgacctcttttttttcagtcGTCATGCCTGTCAACCAGGCCACGCCTACTCTTGCTCACCGAAGTTCTTAA
- a CDS encoding hypothetical protein (Match to EST gb|CF192387.1|CF192387; HMMPfam hit to Pro_isomerase, Cyclophilin type peptidyl-prolyl cis-trans isomerase, score: 373.5, E(): 2.7e-109), whose translation MSFARRFVSTASTMSQVYFDIAINNAPAGRITFKLFDDVVPKTARNFRELCTGQNGFGYAGSGFHRVIPQFMLQGGDFTNHNGTGGKSIYGNKFADENFKLRHDRPFLLSMANAGPNTNGSQFFITTVVTSWLDGKHCVFGEVSSGQDLVRKIESYGSDSGKPKAKITITASGTV comes from the exons ATGTCCTTCGCTCGTCGCTTCGTTTCCACCGCCAGCACCATGTC CCAAGTTTACTTTGACATTGCCATTAACA ACGCCCCCGCCGGCCGAATCActttcaagctcttcgacGATGTCGTCCCCAAGACTGCCCGAAACTTCCGTGAACTCTGTACCGGCCAGAACGGCTTCGGTTACGCCGGCTCTGGTTTCCACCGAGTGATCCCCCAGTTCATGCTCCAGGGTGGTGAC TTCACCAACCACAACGGCACTGGCGGCAAGTCCATCTACGGCAACAAGTTCGCCGACGAGAACTTCAAGCTCCGTCACGACCgacctttcctcctctccatgGCTAACGCTGGTCCCAACACCAATGGCTCTCagttcttcatcaccaccgTCGTTACCTCTTGGCTCGACGGCAAGCACTGTGTCTTCGGTGAGGTTTCCTCTGGTCAGGACCTCGTCAGGAAGATCGAGTCTTACGGCTCCGACTCTGGCA AGcccaaggccaagatcACCATCACTGCCTCCGGCACTGTCTAA
- a CDS encoding hypothetical protein (HMMPfam hit to Nucleoside_tran, Nucleoside transporter, score: 60.2, E(): 5.4e-15), with the protein MLAAIRSALSTRPDPAEYQPVIPSAAANADPTDPATLDHIDRQLGHGAAREVVEYESVKVYFCFWVLGAGVLMSWNALICTFPLLISYLPPDSSLRRNLASILSTVYCFGNLFFLGMAQRHVGKVSPAKRLHSSLVILLVTALLTTYPALPFLFPRLSSSLLFSALVFISLVLSFSTAYLQSSVFALSSLWGSEQTLGVMSGQGGIAVLVSGVQFALAFVSAIAKSDNGQDDEGEEASKLAGVGLWAACSLGVVGCFMASRYLKRHPKYLDVVAPKFAASELNNVEGNKRENGTTRKLFKKNWELNLAVAFVFVVTLSVFPAITTRILSTHQPTPRLLQPDVFMPLHFVIFNIGDYIGRTYLPSYSALLFTSPRRILLLSLGRIFFIPIFFACNVTPREVNNTPFIDSDILYFLIILLFSMTNGYLGSLCMIVSSSPNLNHRIKEDERDVAATLASFCLVAGLAGGSLASFAVASAVNRGL; encoded by the exons ATGCTCGCAGCCATACGCAGCGCTCTGTCCACTCGTCCAGACCCAGCGGAGTATCAACCAGTCATCCCTTCCGCTGCAGCCAATGCAGATCCTACAGATCCAGCCACTCTCGACCACATCGACCGCCAGCTCGGCCACGGCGCAGCCAGAGAGGTCGTGGAGTACGAGAGCGTCAAGGTCTATTTTTGCTTTTGGGTCCTTGGTGCTGGTGTTCTCATGAGCTGGAATG CCCTCATTTGTACATTCCCTCTACTTATATCGTACCTTCCTCCAGACTCGAGCCTACGTAGAAACCTCGCGAGTATACTATCCACCGTATACTGCTTCGgaaacctcttcttccttggtaTGGCCCAGCGCCATGTCGGCAAG GTATCACCAGCAAAGCGactccattcttctcttgTAATCCTCCTTGTGACGGCCCTGCTCACCACCTATCCCgccttgccctttctcttcccaaGGTTATCCTCTTCACTCCTTTTCTCGGCCCTCGTCTTCATATCACTCGTCCTTTCATTCTCTACAGCCTACCTCCAATCATCCGTCTTTGCGCTCTCTTCCCTGTGGGGCTCGGAACAGACCCTCGGCGTCATGTCGGGACAAGGTGGCATCGCCGTCCTCGTATCCGGCGTCCAGTTTGCTTTGGCTTTTGTCTCCGCGATAGCTAAAAGTGATAATGgacaagatgatgagggagaagaagcgagTAAACTCGCAGGTGTAGGTCTGTGGGCAGCGTGCTCACTGGGCGTGGTCGGATGTTTCATGGCGAGCAGATACCTCAAGAGACATCCTAAATACCTTGATGTGGTAGCCCCTAAATTTGCTGCTAGTGAGCTTAATAATGTGGAAGGTAATAAACGTGAGAACGGAACGACAAGGAAATTGTTCAAGAAGAACTGGGAGCTCAACTTGGCTGTTGCTTTTGTCTTTGTCGTTACTCTG TCTGTCTTCCCGGCAATCACCACTAGGATTCTTTCGACACATCAGCCTACACCTAGGCTGTTGCAGCCGGATGTATTCATGCCCCTTCATTTCGTCATTTTCAACA TCGGGGACTATATTGGCCGAACATACCTCCCCTCATACTCTGCACTCCTCTTCACTTCACCTCGACgtatcctcctcctgtctCTCGGacgcatcttcttcatccccatcttcttcgcttgcAACGTTACCCCTCGAGAGGTTAATAATACCCCATTCATCGATTCTGACATTTTATACTTCCTGATCATTCTTTTGTTCTCCATGACCAACGG GTACCTTGGGTCACTCTGCATGAtcgtatcatcatcaccaaacCTCAACCATCGTATCAAAGAGGACGAAAGAGATGTCGCTGCGACGCTCGCTTCGTTTTGCCTTGTAGCAGGTCTCGCTGGGGGTAGTTTGGCCAGCTTTGCTGTAGCGTCAGCTGTGAATAGAGGGTTGTAA
- a CDS encoding hypothetical protein (Match to ESTs gb|CF190811.1|CF190811, gb|CF192266.1|CF192266, gb|CF192267.1|CF192267; HMMPfam hit to ADH_zinc_N, Zinc-binding dehydrogenase, score: 181.3, E(): 2e-51), with amino-acid sequence MPSFQIPKTMKAIQVDAPGGPEVNVLREIPVPTPNPDEVLIKVQYTGVNYIDTYYRSGLYPKKFPYTVGQDAVGTLVQGPSSPDVKFDIPLGTTVFTPAGSSFAEYLVAPSSRVGVVPEGVDPKDGVSWSTVGLTALALAKESYPVKKGDWVLIRAAAGGVGLVLTQIVKYLGGHVIGTVSSQDKAELVKSYGADLVLLSTDPSEDNVKKILEVTNGGVHGVYDGVGKDTWEEDFLVVRRKGTIVTFGNASGAVPAFAPLKLTPKALKVTRPTVWSIVTTPEEFKEYTTELVDIVKKAGLKFEVYKVYELTQEGVVQAQKDITSRGTTGKLLIHVADK; translated from the exons ATGCCCTCTTTCCAGATCCCAAAGACCATGAAGGCCATCCAG GTCGACGCTCCGGGCGGCCCCGAAGTCAACGTCCTTCGGGAAATCCCTGTCCCGACTCCCAATCCAGATGAGGTTTTGATCAAAGTTCAGTACAC TGGTGTTAACTACATTGACACCT ACTACCGAAGTGGTCTCTATCCCAAGAAATTCCCCTACACTGTCGGACAGGATGCTGTCGGCACCCTCGTCCAGggcccttcttctcccgaCGTCAAGTTTGACATCCCCCTCGGTACCACCGTCTTCACTCCTGCCGGCAGCTCTTTCGCCGAGTACCTCgttgctccttcttcccgtGTCGGTGTCGTGCCCGAGGGTGTTGACCCTAAAGACGGTGTTTCTTGGTCTACCGTCGGTCTTACCGCCCTTGCCCTCGCCAAGGAGAGTTACCCCGTCAAGAAGGGTGACTGGGTTCTTATCCGAGCTGCTGCCGGTGGTGTCGGCCTCGTGCTCACTCAGATTGTAAAATATCTTGGTGGTCATGTGATCGGTACGGTCTCTTCCCAGGACAAGGCCGAGCTCGTCAAGAGTTACGGTGCTGATTTGGTCCTCTTGAGCACCGATCCTTCAGAGGATAATGTTAAGAAGATTTTGGAAGTGACAAACGGTGGTGTGCACGGCGTGTACGATGGCGTTGGAAAGGATACctgggaagaggatttcCTTGTCGTCAGGCGAAAGGGTACCATCGTTACTTTTGGTAACGCTTCT GGTGCCGTCCCCGCATTTGCTCCTCTTAAACTTACACCCAAAGCCCTCAAGGTCACCCGACCCACCGTCTGGTCCATCGTCACTACCCCTGAAGAATTCAAGGAGTACACCACCGAGTTGGTCGATATCGTCAAGAAAGCCGGTCTCAAG TTTGAAGTGTACAAGGTGTACGAGCTTACCCAAGAAGGCGTCGTCCAGGCCCAGAAGGACATTACTTCCAGGGGAACCACCGGCAAGCTCTTGATCCACGTTGCCGACAAGTAA